A single region of the Chitinophaga niabensis genome encodes:
- a CDS encoding DUF6175 family protein, producing MQKTLAVFFLSFITSLGVAQTQPRIMVIPFTKEGEDIRTVLDEDVNRRIAITKVKEGFDNKGYTTVDFIGKLKAAKDNQLFNSDNQTDIKTKIIEMSGCDIYVITEVDGKKDNSGSSVNVILSSYEVSTGNSLSNKVGSSGKFFTDDIGRLASKAVEKCIDEFTETMNAKFTEIEKKGRSLLIDISFAEGAAVNMTSPIGTDKTALSDLLEEWVSNNTVNSNYHIQGVTSSKIIFDEVKIPLRDKNGNSVSTTRYALQLSNYLRSVGLTPSKEIKGSTLYITLN from the coding sequence ATGCAAAAAACACTGGCAGTTTTTTTCCTTTCGTTTATTACTTCCCTGGGAGTTGCACAGACGCAACCCAGGATCATGGTGATACCATTCACGAAAGAAGGAGAAGACATCAGAACTGTGCTGGATGAAGATGTGAACAGGCGGATAGCGATAACGAAAGTAAAAGAAGGTTTTGATAACAAAGGATATACCACTGTTGACTTTATAGGCAAACTAAAAGCAGCGAAGGATAACCAGCTCTTCAACTCGGATAATCAAACGGATATAAAAACCAAGATCATTGAAATGTCCGGCTGCGATATATATGTGATCACTGAAGTAGATGGTAAAAAGGACAATTCCGGTTCCAGCGTGAATGTTATTCTCTCCTCCTATGAAGTATCTACGGGCAATTCCCTCTCCAATAAAGTAGGCAGTTCAGGCAAATTCTTTACAGACGATATCGGACGGCTGGCTTCTAAGGCAGTGGAAAAATGCATTGATGAATTCACGGAAACGATGAATGCCAAGTTCACTGAAATTGAAAAGAAAGGCCGTTCTCTGTTAATTGACATTTCCTTTGCCGAAGGTGCTGCTGTTAATATGACCTCTCCGATAGGAACAGATAAAACCGCTTTGTCAGACCTTTTGGAAGAATGGGTTTCCAACAATACGGTGAATAGTAATTATCATATACAGGGAGTAACCAGCTCAAAGATCATCTTTGATGAGGTTAAAATCCCTTTAAGGGATAAGAACGGGAACAGCGTGAGTACCACCAGGTATGCGCTGCAACTTTCCAACTACCTTAGATCGGTTGGGCTTACGCCCAGTAAAGAAATAAAGGGCAGTACCCTTTATATCACGCTTAACTAA
- a CDS encoding CsgG/HfaB family protein produces the protein MIKPITLMVTLFTICSTSYAQNKTLIGIVPFKSSAQKDSYGYSRSNNSSEYNTAIQDAVADAFLKTKRFSLVEREKMDQLKSEKNLQKDEDFIDGQVIEQSKSLGAQYVVLGNISKAKAETKQVSIPVVGMTTSNIAEIAFNTRVVDVATGEIMASNSFSATSKGKTAFEDALKEIKPQIEKFIKDNFKIVASIASIEEKSGAGEAVKVLISGGSGTGVSESNQFKVYEATELVVDGKKLTRKKQIGKIVVSKVEDENFSICTVTEGGADIAKKMEGNAKLKCEIINE, from the coding sequence ATGATAAAGCCTATTACCCTGATGGTAACATTATTCACCATCTGCAGCACTTCCTATGCCCAGAATAAGACACTTATCGGCATCGTTCCATTCAAAAGTTCCGCTCAAAAAGATAGCTATGGTTATTCCCGGAGCAATAATTCTTCTGAGTATAATACTGCTATCCAGGATGCCGTTGCCGATGCCTTTCTGAAAACCAAAAGGTTCTCATTGGTTGAACGGGAGAAAATGGACCAGTTAAAGTCTGAAAAGAACCTGCAGAAAGATGAAGACTTCATAGATGGCCAGGTAATTGAACAATCCAAATCCCTCGGTGCGCAATATGTTGTGCTTGGAAATATTTCAAAAGCAAAAGCTGAAACCAAGCAGGTGAGCATCCCGGTTGTGGGCATGACCACTTCCAACATTGCTGAAATAGCATTCAATACAAGAGTGGTAGATGTAGCCACGGGAGAGATCATGGCTTCCAATAGCTTTAGCGCTACTTCAAAAGGTAAAACTGCCTTTGAGGATGCGTTGAAAGAAATTAAACCACAGATCGAAAAATTCATCAAGGATAACTTTAAGATCGTGGCTTCCATTGCATCTATTGAAGAGAAAAGTGGTGCAGGTGAAGCAGTCAAAGTATTGATATCCGGCGGTAGTGGTACCGGCGTATCAGAAAGCAATCAGTTTAAAGTGTATGAAGCAACGGAATTGGTAGTGGACGGTAAAAAGCTCACCAGGAAAAAGCAGATCGGAAAGATAGTGGTATCGAAGGTTGAGGATGAAAACTTCTCCATCTGCACAGTAACGGAAGGTGGTGCAGACATTGCCAAAAAGATGGAAGGGAATGCTAAATTGAAATGCGAAATCATAAACGAATAG
- a CDS encoding NAD-dependent epimerase/dehydratase family protein — protein sequence MKVLVTGSAGHLGEALVRTLRDLQYEVVSIDILPSPFTTHVGSIADPAFVNRCMEGIQTVFHAATLHKPHVGTHSRQDFIDTNITGTLNLLEASITARVQRFIFTSTTSVFGDALVPPAGDPAAWITEAVTPVPKNIYGVTKAAAEDLCQLFHRNQGLACIVLRTSRFFPEEDDHKDARDTYTDENLKANEYLSRRVDIEDAVSAHLLAAECAQQIGFGKYIISATTPFLPEHLAALRTDAPKVLAGLFPDYAAVYAQYGWKFFPGIDRVYVNDKARKELGWQPKYDFRYILEQLRSGDGIRSPLAKIIGAKGYHAEGFSEGPYPVR from the coding sequence ATGAAAGTTTTAGTCACCGGAAGCGCAGGGCATTTGGGCGAAGCGCTGGTCCGCACATTAAGAGATCTGCAATACGAAGTAGTGAGTATAGATATACTCCCTTCCCCATTCACCACACATGTTGGTTCCATTGCCGATCCTGCTTTTGTGAACCGTTGCATGGAAGGTATACAAACGGTATTTCATGCGGCCACTTTGCATAAACCCCATGTTGGCACCCATAGCAGGCAGGATTTTATTGATACTAACATAACAGGTACGCTCAACCTGCTGGAAGCCTCCATTACAGCGCGTGTGCAACGTTTTATCTTCACCAGCACCACCAGTGTTTTTGGCGATGCACTGGTACCTCCCGCCGGAGATCCGGCAGCATGGATAACGGAAGCAGTTACACCTGTTCCCAAAAATATCTACGGCGTAACAAAAGCAGCGGCAGAAGACCTTTGCCAGTTATTCCACAGGAACCAGGGGCTGGCCTGTATTGTTTTGAGAACATCCCGGTTCTTTCCGGAAGAAGATGATCATAAAGATGCACGGGATACTTACACGGATGAAAATCTCAAAGCCAATGAATACCTCTCCCGCCGTGTGGATATTGAAGATGCCGTGAGTGCACACCTGCTGGCAGCGGAATGTGCCCAGCAGATCGGTTTCGGGAAATATATCATCAGTGCCACAACTCCTTTTTTACCGGAACACCTGGCGGCATTACGGACCGATGCCCCAAAAGTACTGGCAGGTTTGTTCCCTGATTATGCAGCAGTATATGCACAATATGGCTGGAAGTTCTTCCCGGGTATAGACAGGGTATATGTGAATGATAAAGCAAGAAAGGAACTGGGTTGGCAGCCGAAGTACGATTTCAGGTATATCCTGGAACAACTAAGGTCCGGCGATGGAATAAGAAGCCCCCTGGCAAAGATCATCGGGGCAAAAGGGTATCATGCGGAAGGGTTTTCCGAAGGGCCTTATCCAGTGCGATAA
- a CDS encoding Crp/Fnr family transcriptional regulator — protein MIRKNLQLLQLTEAMEGKTTLRSINAGQRFIHQDEQLTHVYIIKTGIAKCFITEENDKDYILEFLGEGEVLGEIEAIRKQKTICSVEAVTPLTVHAMSHTEFLHSIYTMPDLNQVMLELLATRVANSSIKSARQQLYALSEILPQLLAMLDAQHITFTKQDLAGYMGISVRSLNRLLQEL, from the coding sequence ATGATCAGGAAAAATCTGCAACTACTTCAGTTAACAGAAGCGATGGAAGGTAAAACCACCCTGCGTAGTATCAATGCAGGGCAGCGGTTCATTCACCAGGATGAGCAGTTAACTCATGTGTACATCATTAAGACCGGCATCGCCAAATGTTTTATTACAGAGGAGAACGATAAAGATTATATCCTTGAATTTTTGGGTGAAGGCGAGGTATTGGGTGAAATTGAAGCCATCAGAAAGCAGAAGACCATCTGTTCAGTAGAAGCTGTTACGCCACTCACGGTTCATGCCATGAGCCATACGGAGTTCCTGCATAGCATCTATACTATGCCTGATCTTAACCAGGTTATGCTGGAACTCCTGGCCACCCGCGTCGCCAATTCATCTATCAAAAGTGCCAGGCAGCAATTGTATGCTTTGTCTGAAATACTCCCACAGTTATTGGCTATGCTGGATGCACAGCATATTACTTTCACCAAGCAGGACCTGGCGGGGTATATGGGCATTTCAGTCAGAAGCCTGAACAGGTTGTTGCAGGAGTTATAA
- a CDS encoding DUF488 domain-containing protein translates to MQPDIKIKRIYEEPSKTDGFRILVDRLWPRGFTKEKAAIDEWAKDLAPSGPLRTSFHQNDMSWTDFEKKYLAELKQNTAVGDFLERHKDKKKITLIFATKDPEHNHAIVLKQYLGSRS, encoded by the coding sequence ATGCAGCCAGACATTAAAATAAAACGCATCTATGAAGAACCATCGAAAACTGATGGCTTCAGGATACTGGTGGACAGGTTATGGCCCCGTGGTTTTACAAAAGAAAAAGCGGCTATAGATGAATGGGCAAAAGACCTGGCCCCTTCCGGCCCGTTAAGGACTTCGTTCCATCAAAACGATATGTCGTGGACAGATTTTGAGAAAAAGTACCTGGCAGAGTTGAAGCAGAATACAGCAGTGGGGGATTTTCTCGAACGGCACAAGGATAAAAAGAAGATCACCCTGATCTTTGCCACAAAAGACCCCGAACATAACCATGCCATAGTTTTAAAACAATACCTGGGATCAAGATCATGA
- a CDS encoding RNA polymerase sigma factor gives MHEQTDIEREWLIKLSRGDGSVFRELFDHYHPFVYSFALRMTESDPIAKDVVQDVFVKIWVNRESLHAIENLPAYLNRMTRNLVLNGMKRRAHEESLIRDLFPAGNERNSTEDATLAKELEALLHRAIDHLPGQQQKVYRLGRMKGLKHEDIAEQLQISRETVKKHMMAAVRSVKDYLQEHGGPIGLLAICLLKLYR, from the coding sequence ATGCATGAACAAACGGACATAGAGCGGGAATGGCTGATAAAACTCTCCAGGGGCGATGGATCTGTTTTTCGTGAACTTTTCGACCATTATCACCCATTCGTTTATTCTTTCGCATTACGTATGACGGAATCAGATCCGATTGCCAAAGATGTAGTGCAGGATGTATTTGTGAAGATCTGGGTCAACCGGGAATCCCTCCATGCCATTGAAAACCTCCCCGCTTACCTCAACCGCATGACCCGCAACCTTGTATTGAACGGCATGAAACGCAGGGCCCATGAGGAAAGCCTGATCCGTGACCTGTTCCCCGCCGGCAACGAACGCAATTCTACCGAAGATGCTACCCTGGCGAAAGAGTTGGAAGCCCTGCTGCATCGTGCCATTGACCATCTCCCGGGTCAGCAGCAAAAGGTCTACAGGCTGGGCCGCATGAAAGGTCTGAAACATGAAGATATCGCAGAACAGCTGCAGATCTCCAGGGAAACTGTTAAGAAACACATGATGGCGGCCGTTCGCAGTGTAAAGGACTACTTGCAGGAACATGGCGGCCCTATTGGATTGCTGGCCATTTGCCTCCTGAAATTGTACCGCTGA
- a CDS encoding FecR family protein has protein sequence MQNERWDYLLGRFYDKTCTPQEREELMEALRNAIPGEPNDMLLDDLMAKHTVDVTLEPADAEEIYQRIKPTIPVKRNMRWWAAAAILLIAGSAVYFLLPEKQQPAQTAKIDVAPGTNKAILTLADGSQVALDSTGSQVLLQGKTAISQQGGELVYNAKEELEPVYNTLSTPKGGQFKITLPDNSVVWLNAASSIRFPTVFIGNERSVEVRGEAYFEVSHDAAKPFKVRLYDNTEVKVLGTHFNVNAYQDEESIQTSLLEGKVEVTQGMEKVTLRPGQQARGIIVRDLSTMEKTQVIAWKNGVFHFEQKDLAEVMRQLSRWYNVDVIYKGAIPRRTFGGELSRSLYLSDIVEVMQVMKVNVRIEEGNKLVVMP, from the coding sequence ATGCAAAACGAAAGATGGGATTATCTGCTCGGACGTTTTTATGATAAAACCTGCACGCCGCAAGAGCGTGAGGAATTAATGGAGGCCCTGAGGAACGCCATTCCCGGCGAACCCAATGATATGCTGCTGGATGATCTGATGGCTAAACATACCGTGGATGTTACACTGGAGCCGGCAGACGCGGAAGAGATCTATCAACGGATCAAACCAACTATTCCCGTTAAGAGAAATATGCGCTGGTGGGCTGCTGCTGCTATTTTGCTGATAGCCGGCAGTGCCGTTTATTTCCTGTTACCGGAGAAACAACAACCTGCGCAAACAGCAAAGATCGATGTGGCGCCGGGTACGAATAAAGCCATCCTTACATTAGCGGATGGTTCACAGGTTGCGCTGGATAGTACAGGCAGCCAGGTGCTGTTGCAGGGGAAAACTGCTATCAGCCAACAGGGAGGAGAACTGGTATATAATGCAAAAGAAGAGCTGGAGCCGGTATACAATACCCTCTCCACGCCAAAAGGAGGGCAGTTTAAGATCACGCTGCCGGATAATTCTGTTGTATGGCTGAATGCGGCTTCTTCCATCCGTTTCCCCACTGTTTTCATAGGAAACGAAAGAAGCGTGGAAGTAAGGGGGGAAGCCTATTTCGAAGTGAGCCACGATGCTGCTAAACCTTTTAAGGTGAGGCTCTATGATAATACAGAAGTGAAGGTACTGGGCACACACTTCAACGTAAATGCCTACCAGGATGAGGAAAGTATCCAAACCAGCCTGCTGGAGGGTAAGGTGGAAGTAACACAGGGAATGGAAAAAGTAACGCTCAGGCCAGGCCAGCAGGCGAGAGGCATCATAGTGAGAGACCTGAGTACAATGGAAAAAACACAGGTGATCGCCTGGAAGAATGGTGTCTTCCATTTTGAACAGAAAGACCTGGCAGAAGTAATGCGCCAGCTTTCACGCTGGTATAATGTAGACGTAATATATAAAGGAGCCATACCACGCAGGACCTTTGGCGGGGAGCTGTCGCGCAGCCTATACCTCTCTGATATCGTGGAAGTAATGCAGGTGATGAAAGTAAACGTGAGGATCGAGGAAGGAAACAAGCTGGTCGTAATGCCGTAA